Proteins from a genomic interval of Bradyrhizobium sp. CCGB01:
- a CDS encoding acyl-CoA thioesterase domain-containing protein: protein MPFFTRDGDTFHPTEVANGPWDPKSLHGRVIIGLLGFAIEERHSGPEFVPARLTVDMFRLPTIDKPIEVTTRLVRDGMRIRVVEAEFFSGGVSMARASCQLLRRTQNPEGNVWSPPNWDVPKPSDIPKPTDPRLGMNGKWTTRPIVGHMGSLGPRKLWMSEVRELVAGAPMTPFVHVAVGADFASPFANAGDKGLGYINSDVTIYLHRLPVTKWIGFDVVNHQATDGVAIGECWLYDEQGPIGTATVAALAQRKPMAKPPPP, encoded by the coding sequence ATGCCTTTCTTCACCCGCGACGGCGATACATTCCATCCGACGGAAGTGGCCAACGGTCCCTGGGATCCGAAATCGCTGCACGGGCGCGTCATCATCGGCCTGCTCGGCTTCGCCATCGAGGAGCGCCATTCCGGTCCCGAATTCGTACCTGCACGGCTCACGGTCGACATGTTTCGGCTGCCGACCATCGACAAGCCGATCGAGGTAACGACGCGGCTGGTGCGCGACGGAATGCGCATCCGCGTGGTCGAGGCCGAATTCTTCTCGGGCGGCGTCAGCATGGCGCGCGCCTCGTGCCAGCTGCTGCGGCGGACGCAAAACCCCGAAGGCAACGTCTGGTCGCCGCCGAACTGGGACGTGCCGAAGCCATCAGACATCCCGAAGCCGACCGATCCCCGGCTCGGCATGAACGGCAAATGGACGACGCGCCCCATTGTTGGCCATATGGGCTCGCTCGGTCCGCGAAAACTCTGGATGAGCGAGGTGCGCGAACTGGTGGCGGGCGCGCCGATGACGCCGTTCGTGCATGTCGCTGTCGGTGCCGATTTCGCCAGTCCCTTCGCGAACGCCGGCGACAAGGGGCTGGGCTACATCAACAGCGACGTCACGATCTATCTGCATCGCCTGCCGGTGACGAAGTGGATCGGCTTCGACGTGGTGAATCACCAGGCGACCGACGGCGTCGCGATCGGCGAATGCTGGCTCTATGACGAGCAGGGGCCGATCGGCACCGCCAC